Part of the Oscillibacter hominis genome is shown below.
GCATTGTATGCCACAGAGCAAAAAAAGTCAAGAACTGCCTGAAAGGTTGCTTTTTCTCACCAACTTGGGTAGAATGTGCTAAAAAGGAGGGAAATCGGTGAAGCGGGTGTTGAAATGGGGGCTTTGCCTCCTGCTTGTGCTGATTCTGGCTGTGGCGGGATATGTGATCTACGCCTATGCAGCCTATTACCGGGTGGAAGACGGGCTGGAGCTGGACGTCAACCGCAATCAGGAGGCCCGGGTGGAAGCGGATACATTATATAAAATAGTGTCTTATAATGTGGGGTTTGGCGCCTACAGTGCCGACTACAGTTTTTTCATGGATGGAGGCCGGGAATCCCGGGCCAGATCCAAAGAAGCGGTGGAGGAGAATATCGGCGGCGCCCTGGAAGCGGTGGCCTCCCAGAATCCTCAATTCGTCCTGTTCCAGGAGGTGGACATAGGCTCCACCCGGAGTTATCAGGCAGATGAGCGGGCGATGATCCAGGAGCGGATGGCAGGGTATGGCGGGGTGTTCGCCCAGAATTACGATTCCCCCTATCTTTTCTGGCCGCTGAACGAGCCCCACGGAAAGTCCCGGTCCGGTATGCTGACCCTTTCCGCGTACCGAATTGGAGAGAGCCGGCGCCGAAGCCTTCCCGTGGAGGAGGGGCTGTGGAAGTTTCTGGATTTGGACCGCTGCTACAGCGTAAGCCGCCTTCCAGTGGACAACGGGAGGGAGCTGGTGCTGATCAATGCCCACCTGTCGGCCTACACCAAGGACGGGAGCATTGCGGACGCACAGCTTCGTCAGCTTGCGGCCCAGATGCTGGAGGAGTACCAAAAGGGGAACTATGTGATCTGCGGCGGCGACTTCAACAAGGACTTGCTGGGGGATTCTTCCGCCGTGTTCGGCGTCTCGGGGGAGGAGTACAGCTGGGCCCAGCCGTTTCCCGTGGACTCAGTGCCGGAGGGGTTTACCTTGGTGGCGCCCCTGGATGAGGAACGCCCGGTGGCGTCCTGCCGCAACGCGGACCGGCCCTATGACGCCGCCACCGCATACACGCTGACGGTTGACGGATTTCTGGTCTCCGACAACGTGTCCGTGGAAAAGGGAAGCGTGGTGGATACCGGCTTTGCCTGGTCGGACCACAATCCGGTCTATCTGGACTTCCGCCTGAACGGTGAAACTTAGGGAAGCGGAAGAATCAGCCCCGGGCTTTGTAAAAGCAATCAAGAACCGTCCAGCCAAATAGGCTGGACGGTCCTTTTTATAATCGTATGCCCTTCACATCTTTGATGCGGCGCAGAATCGTTTCGCAGGTTACATGCACCAGCCCGGGCAGTTTGTAGACCACGTCGGTGATCAGGTGTTCCAGTTCCCCGTCATTGCTGACCACCGCGTGCGCGTGCAGCTTGGAACCGCCCGTCATCAAATAGATCTGGGTGATGTTCGGGGTCTGCTGCAGTCGCGCGATGGCCTCCTCAACGCACTGGGGCTCCAATTCCAAATCCAGATAGAGTGATACCGTGTTCTCCAGTTTCGCAAGGTTGATTACCGTGACATACTTATCGATGATGCCGGCCGACTCCAGCGCCTGCACCCTTGCCTTTGCGGCCACTCGGGAAAGGCCCACGGCGCTGCCGACGTCGACATAGGACATCCGAGCATTTTCGGACAGCAGGTCCAGGATTTTTTCGTCAATTTCATCAAGGTCTTTAAAGCCTTTAAACATATGCATTTCTCCTTGAAATTCAGTGATTTTCATTATATTTCATCTGGTGGGTTTGTGCAATACGTAAATTATCATTGGAAATGGAATAATCCTTGAAAAAAGCTTGCAATTTATTTTAGAAAGTTATAGCATAATTTATGTAAATAATAATTCCTGTTTTGATTTTCAATCGAATAAGTTACCAGACGTTCTGAAAGTAATCCGAGTTTCATACCATATGGTTTTCTTTTCATAGTCTCTTCGCCGTGTAGTTTTGTGTAGGAGGTTCTTTATGAAAGATTTTATTGAAACAACCTGGACGTATTTTCATGAGCATCCTGAACTTGGCTTTGAGGAATTTGCAACCACAAAGCACATTGTCGAGTTGCTGGAGGGGTTTGGCTATGCGCCAAAGGTGTTCCCCGCAGGCACGGGAGCCGTCGCGGTGCTGGACTCCGGCTGCCCCGGCCCTGTGCTGGGCCTGCGCGCGGACATTGACTGCCTCGCGTTCACGACTGACGGGAAGGTGGAGAAGTACCACGCCTGCGGGCATGACGGCAACATTACGATGCTGCTGGCTGCGGCCAAACAGCTCAAAGAAGATGGAATCAAAAGGGGAAAGGTGTACTTTATTTTCCAGCCTGCGGAAGAGACCCTGAAAGGGTCCTTGTCCGTGATCGAGAGCGGGTACATCAGCGATATGGAGGAGATTGTCGGCATGCACCTCCAGCCGGACCAGGAGGAGCAATACGGGCATGCCGCGCCCCGGCTGCTTCATAAGTCTTACGGCCGGGTGGAGGTCACTGTCCATGGGCGAAACGCCCATGCCTCCCTGCCTTATCTTGGGATCAATGCCACGGAAGCCGGCGTCCAGATTGTCAACGCGGTCAACTGCATCCGCTGCGACGCCCGCTCACCCTATTCGTGCAAGGTCACAATTTTCAAGGCGGATGGCAGCAGCCACAATACCATCCCCGATAAGGCCCTGCTGGTATTCGATATCCGCGCGGATACGAACGATACCATGTCACAGATCATGGAAAAGCTGAAGATTGCCGCGGAGCACGCCGCCGCCTCGGTGGGCGCGACGGCGGAGATCAGCGATGAGGTGATCTGCTACTCCGCCAGCTATGACCCTGTGCTCTGCGACGAGGTGAAATCCGTCCTGTGCGATGTGCTTGGCGAGGAACAGGTGCGGGATGCCTGTCCGGCCACCACCTCCGAGGATTTCCATAATTACAGCAATCAGATGGGGGCTAAAGCTGCCTATATCAGCCTGGGCGCCTCCTTTACTCCGTTTTTACATGCCAACCATTCCTTCTTCAATCATGATGCGCTCCTCAGCGGCGCTAAGATATGGATCGGTGTTGCACACAAGCGTCTTGGATAGTCAACGGTACGTTTGGTTCGATGCACAGGCAGTGATGCCCGCCGGTTCAACGTTCTTGAAACGCCGCTCGCCGCCTGTGTTGAGATAGAGAGATGGCAAATAGAAAGGGAGGGTGTATCTTATGGAAAAGGAAAACAAAAACAAGCAGAAGCCGGGATTTTACGCATTGTGTTTCAAGGAGTTCAAGTTCTGTGCAATTGCCGCAAGCGTCTACATTCTGCTGAGCTGCCTCATCTGCTGGATCCTTGGCTACAGCCAGGGCGGCGAGGTGGCATTCATCGCTGGGTTCCCCGCATGGGCGGTCTTTGGCGTGTTCATTCCATGGATCTTAATGGTGATCCTTACTGCCATCTATGGCTTTAAGGTCATGAAAGGGGATGTGGAATAATGAAGATCGAAGTTGCTCCGATTACAAAGATATTGTTCTTTGCCTATTTTGCAGTACTGATTTTAATTTCCGTCTATGCGTACTATAAACGGAAAAACAGCAAGAACTTCCAGAACGAATACTATGTTGCCGGCCGATCCTTTGGCCCCTGGGTGGTTGCGTTCCTCTGGGCCACCTCCTGGACCAGCGGCGGTACGTTCATCGGCACGCCGTCTGTGTACTATTCCTATGGCTGGTGCACCATCCTTTGGCAGGCCGGCGCAGCAATCCTGGGTATTTGCGGCATGCTGATGATCGGCAGACGCATTTCCCGCTTTGCCTCCGACAACGGCTGCGTGACGCTGCCCGACCTCTTTGCAGAGCGGTTTGGCAGCCGGTGGATGGGAATCATCGCCGCCTGCTCCATCATTGTGTTCGGCGTTGCGTACATGGTCTCCCAGTATACCGCCGCCGCCCGGATCATCGAGACCTTCTTCGGGTTTGACTACACCATGGCGATCCTCCTCTTTGCAGTGGTAACCGCAATCTACACCGTCGTCGGGGGCATCCGCGGCGTTGCGTACAACGCGCTGGTACAGGGCATCATCATGCTGGGCGGTTCGGTCCTGATCTGCGGCATCATGATCAGCAAGGCCGGCGGTATTTCGGCCATTACCTCTGCCCAGATGGCTTTGGATCCGGCCCTGCTGACACCTCCGGGACCCAACAACTACCTGCCTTTGGCAACAGGCTTCTCCACCTTCTTTACCTTGGGCGTGGCCGTGATGGCGCAGCCCCATGTGGTGACGAGAATCTTCACTGTGAAAGATACAAAGTCCCTCAAGCGTGCCGGCGCCCTCATCAGCATCATCTGCATGGTGTGGTTCTTCTCCCTGTTTTTCAGCGCCCAGGCCGCCCGTGCCCTGATCCCCTCCCTGGAAGTGCCGGATCAGATTTTCCCGACCATCGTCCTCACATACTGCGGTAAGTACTTGGCCGGTATTTTGATGTGCGCGCCCTTTGCCGCGGTGATGTCCACCGTCTCAGGGCTCATCCTCACCGTGTCCAGCGCCATCATCAAGGACATCTATCAGCGCAGCTCCACCAAGACCCTCAGTGACAAGAGCCTGAAGGCCACCACCTACATCGTTACGCTGGTCATCGCCATGGTCGTCATGGTCCTGTCCCTCAATCCGCCTGCCTTCCTGCAGGATATCGTCATGTTCGCCGTCAACGGCTACGCGGCATCCTTCACCATGCCCATTATCTTTGGTTTCTTCTGGAAGAGGACAACCTCCGCCGCGGCCACTGCCGGTATGATTTCCGGCTTCCTCACCCTGATCGGCCTCTATGCGCTGCCGATCACCACCAACCTGCTGGGCTTTAACCCCCTGATTTGGGGTATGCTGGTTTCCGCAATCGTCATCGTCGTGGTCAGCAAGAGCACGAAGGTGACCAATCCTGAATTGGTGGAGGCAATTTTCAGATAAAATTGCCGATCACCGTCAGAGAGGGGGACTCTATGGCAAATCACATTTGTACCACCGACCGGATTACAAGCATCATCGGCGAAGGCGTTGGAAAAGAGGTCTGTGTCTCCGATGGAGACCTGCTTGTTGTCGAAACAGCTCCTGGCTGCTGGGGCCCCATGATCACGCCCAGCGTTTCGGGCGGCCATGAGATCACGGGACCGGTCTGGGTCAAGGACGCCGAGCCCGGCGACGCGGTGGCCCTTACGATCGAACAGGTCGAAGTGCTTTCTTCCGCGACCTCCTCCGGCACCGGACGCGTAAACCCGGGCTTTTTCGACAAGGACCCATCCGTCAAGGCAATCTGTCCCTTCTGCCACATCAACAATCCGGAGACGGAGCTGAGAGGCACGGGAGAGGAGGCCGTCCGCTGCAAAAAATGCGGCAGCCCCATCCTGCCCCAGACCTTTGAGAACGGATACACGGTTGTCTGCGACCATGAGAGCGGGCTGGCAGTGGTGGTGGACGGGGAAACGGCCCAACAGATCGCGCAGGATACCCTGGAGGGGAAGCTCTATCTGCCGAAGGGCGCAAAGCAGCATCTGGCCACGATCCTTGGACGGGCTGATTTTTCCGGCCTGGTGGTCCGTTCCCGCCCGATGGTGGGGAATATCGGCTGCTCGCCGTCGGGCCGGATCCCTGCCTCCAAAAACGCGGGGGACTGCTACCTCTCCGTCGGGAATACTGATCTCTTCGCGCCTGTGGGCAAGGAGCAGATCACCGATGCCCACATGGACATCAAGTCCGTGGGGGAGGGATGCGTCGTCATCAGCCCGGTGCTTGTGCCGGGTGCGGGCGTATACGTTGGGGATGTGCACCTGACCCAGGGCGACGGCGAGATTGCCGGCCATACGCTGGACATCTCTGCCCGGGTGAGCGTCCGCGTGGCGCTGATCAAGCACCTGAACATCGAAGGACCCATCTTGATCCCCTCCGTTTCCGAGCTGGACAGCCGGTTTGTCCCATTCTCCGATGAGGAGTATGACCGGGCGGACAAGCTGCTTGCCCGGTATGGGAAGCGCCTGCCGGTCCGCAATTACCCCATCCAGTTTATAGGCTCCGGGTCAAATATGAATGAGGGCATGGAAAATGCGTTTGACCGCGCCCAAAAGCTCACGGGCCTTCCCCGGGGAGAGCTGATGAACCGCGCCACGGTCGGCGGCGAAATCGGCATCGGAAGAACCAGCGGGCTGGTCTATCTCACCATGATGTTGGAGGAGAAGACGCTGGAAAAAATGGGACTCCTCAAATTGGTATTGGCGCAGTATAATAAACAGTAACCGGTCGTTCGATCTTTTGATTCGGGATACCGCGATCTCAGGAACCTGACGCGACCCATGGGGCTGATTAAGAAGTAGATATCTTTTTAATCAGCCCCTTATTTTTTGAAACCGATGAGCCTTGCACAAAATCTGACACAGGAGCAGCGTACAATGACAATTTCTTTATCAATTCCATTATGGATTCTATCGGCCTTCCCAATCGTCTTTCTGATTGGCGTCATGGTGGCACGCAATTGGCCGGCCTCCAAGGCTGCTCCGGTTACCCTGTGTATTACGATCGTATCGGCGGTCGTTTTTTTCCGGATGAACCTTCCGGCTGTTGCGGTCGAAAGCGGCAAAGGCATATGGAGCGCTGTCAGCATCCTCTTGGTGGTATGGCCTGCGTTGCTGCTCTATGAACTCTCCACCCAGGTCCAGGCGTTTCAGGTGCTGCGCAGGAGCCTGGACCGCTTTACCGCCCACAAGCTGATGCAGATTGTGCTCCTGGGCTGGATCTTTCCAAGCTTTTTGCAGGGGATCACCGGCTTTGGCGTTGCGGTGGCGGTTGGGGCCCCGCTGCTGGTCAGCATAGGCGTTGCTCCGCTGTGGTCTGTTGTCATTGTCCTTCTGTGCCATTCCTGGGGCGGGACGTTCGGCACGCTGGCGATTGCCTGGCAGGCGCTGCTGACCCAGGTAAATGTGTCAGAGGACACTGCGGCTATGGCCGCTTTGATTGCATGTATTTTGATCTGGCTGTACAATTTTGCGGCAGGGGTGCTGCTGGCCTGGTTCTATGGGAAATGGGCCGCTGTGAAAGAGGGCTTTCCCGTGATCCTTCTGATCAGTGTGATCCAGGGCGGCGGCCAGCTCCTCTTTTCCCAGATCAATTCCACCATTTCCTGCTTCCTTCCGGCCTGCATCTCAATGCTTGTGGCGGCAGCAGCCTGCAGGACGCCGAAATATCATCGCAAGTGGGAGCTGGAGAGCGGCATTATGACCTCCGCGCCTGAACAGAGCACGGATGGAAAAACCATCTCCTTTCTTCAGGCCCTGTTTCCCTATATCGTTTTGACGGTGCTGGCCATCGCCTGCCTGCTCATTCCACCCCTCAACCAGCTGCTGAAGCAGTGGCGGGTTGGCTTCCCCTTCCCGGCAAGCATCACAGGATACGGGTATGAGACGCCGGCGGAGGCTTGCTTCTCCCCCCTGACGCCGCTGACTTTCGCGGGCACGTTCCTCATGTTCTCGGTGGTCATCGGGTGCCTCTACTATGGAAAAATCGGCGTAATCACGGGAAAGAGCCTGGGACTGATCTGGAAACGTACCGTTCAGAAGGCCGCCTCGTCCTCAGTTGCCATTCTCTCCCTGCTTGTCCTGTCAAGGATCATGAGTTCCAGCGGGCAGATCTATGTGCTCTCCCGCGGAATCGCGCAGATCCTGGGCTCTGCCTATCTTTTTGTGGCGCCGCTGGTTGGAATGGTGGGAAGCTTTGTGACAAGCAGCAACATGTCTTCCAACATCCTCTTCGGCAGCTTTCAGACGCAGATGGCCGAGTTCATTGGACTGAACGCATCCCTGCTCATGGGGGCTCAGACGGCTGGCGGGGTGATCGGCACTGCCTTTGCCCCGGGGAATGTCATCCTGGGCACCTCCACCACGGGGCTTTCCGGACAGGAGGGGAAGATCATCCGGAAGGTGCTCCCGGTGGCGTTGGCCATGGCGTTGATCGACGGGCTGCTGATTCTTGTTTTCGGAAAATGCGGATTCCCATTTGGCACTCTGTAGGATAAGTGGTGCACACGTCCGGAAGGTATTTACCTTCCGGGCGTTTTCGCCTTCAGGTTCGGGGGAAACCCTATGCGCCTCCGGCCGCCGCGCTCACAATGTCCCCAGAAACCCAATCGGGTGGATGATGTGATCCCTCTGGGCGTCCAGGTCCAGCGCAGGGTCGATCAGCATAATGCCCCGGCGGATGCTGTTGTAGCCGTATTTTGTGCGGATGCGGTCTATGGTCCGTTCCAGCTCCATGTGATGCTGGGACCGGCTGTCTTCGGGGAAGAGGGAGAGCTGGGGCGCCTCATCCTCCAGCTCCAGGTCGCAGGCCCTGAGGGAAAGGCTGCGTACTGGACGCTCCGGGCGGTTCCGCCCGTAAAGGCGCAGCGCTTCCTGTACGATGTCCGTGCAGCTGTTTGTGGGCCGCGCCAGCTTTGACTGCCGCTCATAAAAGAAAAGGGCGTTGTCCCGGACGCCAAGCTGTACCGTGGCGCAGACGCTCCTCTGCGACCGGAGGCGGGCCGCCACGCTCTCTCCCAGAGCGTAGAGGGTGATCTTCACGTCATCGTCCGTGACCAGGTCGCGTGGCGCTGTGGTGCTGTTGCCGATGGTCTTGATGGGCGGCACGGAATAGTAGGGGGAGACGCTGGACTGGTCCTGGCCGTTGGCAAAGCGCCAAAGCATGACGCCCACTTTTCCAAAGGCCACCTGAAGGAGCTCCAACGGAGTGCGTGCCAGCTGGCCGATGGTGTGGATGCCGTATCGCGCCAGCTTTTTTGCGGTTGCGGGCCCGACATAGAGGAGATCACCGACGGGGAGCTCCCACACTTTTTTCTGATAATCAGTCCGATCGATGACTGTTGTGGCGTCGGGCTTTTTGAGGTCGCTGCCCAACTTGGCAAAGACCTTGTTGAAGCTGACCCCGACGGAGACGGTCAGCCCCAGCTCCCGGCGGATGCGGGAGCGGAGGTCGTCCGCGATCTGTTTCCCGCTGCCAAACAACGAGGCGCTTCCAGATACGTCCAGCCAGCACTCGTCCAGGCCGAAAGGCTCCACCTGATCCGTATAGGAGACATAGATCTCCCGCGCCAGGGCAGAATAGTGGAGGTAGCGGTCATAGTGGGCGGGGACAAAGACGGCCTCAGGGCATTTTTGCCGGGCCTGCCAAAGCGCTTCGCCGGTTCGGATGCCAAATCTTTTGGCAAGGTAATTCTTCGCCAGGACAATCCCGTGCCGCAGCTCCGCGTCGCCTGAGACCACCACGGGCCTGCTGCGCAGGGACGGATCATACAGGCACTCCACACTGGCGTAGAAATTATTCATATCTGAATGCAGGATGACCCGCTGCACGTCCTCACCACCAAACAAATGTTCTATCAATATTGTATGGTAAGAATGGGAGACGATCTACGAGTAAGTGCTGGGAAAACAGGGAGGAACTGGTCTTGCGTCAGGGAGAATTTGAGGGATGGTATTTTAAACAGCAGCAGTGCGGGGGGAGTGCGGTGGCCTTTATTCCCGCGCATTTTTGCGGCCGGGGTGGGGAGGAGTCGGCATCGCTTCAAATCATCACGCCGCAAAGGGCGGTCAGCGTCCCTGTTCCCGCCTCCGCGTTCCGGGTGCGGCGGCAGCCATTTTCCGTTCAATGTGGGGGTTGCCATTTTGGGTTGGATGGCTGTAAACTGGATTGTACAGCGGCCGGTCTCCCGCTGAAGGGGGAACTGCGGTATGAGAACCTGGCGCAGCCCAGGTGGGATATCATGGGCCCGTTCCGGTTTGTGCCGTTTATGCAGTGCCGGCACAGCTTGGTCAGCATGGCGCACCGGGTGACCGGGCAGCTTTCCTGGGGAGCGGACCGGCTGGATTTTGCAGAGGGCCAGGGGTATATCGAGGGAGATCGGGGCAGGTCGTTTCCCAGGCAGTATCTCTGGACCCACTGCGGCTGGGATGGAAACAGCGTGATGCTGTCCATTGCGGACATCCCGTTTGGCCCGTCCCGCTTTACCGGCTGCATAGGAGCGGTATATTTCAAGGGGAACGTGTATCGCTTTGCCACGTACCTTGGGGTGCGTCTGGAGCACGTGGACAGCAGAGGGGCCGTCATACGCCAGGGAGAGCTGTCTATGCAGGTGACGCTGGAACAGGGGGATGCCCTGGACTTGCAGGCGCCGACTCGGGGAAATATGGAGCGGATCATTCGGGAGAGCCTCACCTGCCGGGTTCATTATCAATTGCGAAGAGGGAGCGAACTGCTCTTCTCAATGGCCAGCGACCAGGCCAGCTTTGAATCAGAGTGGGAGGAATCGCATGTGCGGACGATATAGCCTTGCCCCGGAAGAGAGCCTTGAGATTGCAAAGATTGTGCAGCAGGTGCAGGACAAAATTAAGGTGGGAGAGATTTTCCCCACCAATGCAGTGCCTGTCTTAATGGAGGCGGGAGAAGAGCTGGCGCCCGAGGTGATGAGCTGGGGGTTTCCGCGGTTTCAGGGGAAGAGCGGCTCGATCATCAATGCCCGCAGCGAGACGGCGCTTGACCGACCCATGTTTCGAAAGTCGGTGCTGGAGCGGCGGTGCGTGATCCCTACCACCGGGTTTTATGAATGGGGGCCGGGAGCGGGGGGAAAGAAGCGGAAGTACCGCTTCAACCTGCCGGGAGAGCGTGCCCTCTATCTGGCCGGATTGTGGAACGAGTTTGCAGGGGAGCGCAAGTGCGTGATCCTGACCACGGCGGCCAATGCGTCGATGGAGGGCATCCACGATCGGATGCCGGTGATCCTGCGGCGGGAGGAGGCCGGGCCTTGGGCAAAAGAGATTATGTCCGCCACAGAGATCCTTCACCGGGTTCAGCCGCTGTTGGAATACCGGGAGGAGTAGGCCGGATGGACGCTGCCCAGCCGATCAGAAGCTTCAAATGGCACTTCCTTCTGAGTGATCAAAGACGGCTTTCTGCAGTTAAGTGAGTTCGGGTGATAAGATAAAAAATAGGTGAGCCCTATATGGACTCACCTTTGGTTAGAATGCAGTTATAGTGTGAAGTGTGCCTGTTCTTTTTTCATTGAAGTAAAACCACCTAAGGCCTTTTGATGCACCGCGCAATACGTGTTGGCGAGAGGTCTTGTATCTGTCACTTTTTATTGAATGGAACAATTATATTTGTTATAATAACACAGAAGCAAATTAAAATTAACCGAGATAATATAATTTTATGCAAAATGGAAGATAGAAAATGAAAAAAAGAACAATAAACGAAAGTATCATAAAAAACGCCCTTGATGTGATCTTTGAGCAGAACGACGCTGTTTCTGCAATTCATACTGTTCTTGAAATGATAGGCAAGCATTTCAGAGCTGACCGTGCATACATTTTTGAGGATAACATTGATCATCTTGGCAGCAGGAACACCTTCGAATGGTGTGCTGGGGGGGTCGCTCCACAGAAAGATGATTCTCAAAATGTAAGGTTCAAGGATATTTTAGGTTACCCGGTATCTGAACTATTCAAAGAAAATAGTGTCTGGTATAGATCGGATTTTTCAAAGATGGAGGATGGTCCGCTAAAGAGACTGCTTTTAAAGCGGAATATAAAAACAGCAATTCTCGTTGCGCTATTTGAATATGGCGATTTTGCAGGATTTATTGGTCTTGATTTTTATGATGCACCCAAAGAACTGGCAAGCGAGCAAATAGAACTTCTTCGGGTTATGGCAAAGATTATTTCTTATGCAATATCAGGAGCAAAATATACTGAGTTGAGAGGACTTGCGTCTTCATTGCAGGAAAAAAGCAGGGACCTAAAAGATCAGCTTTCCACAGAAAGAAAAGCATTTTTTGATGTCATGGGGAATAATGCCTTGTTTACTGTGCATTCCGACTTGACAGATGGGCTAATCATTGAAGATATTCTTGCGCCGGACGGAAGCAGCCTTCTTGCTGCCCTGGGGTTCAGTGTTCCTGCACCTTACGATGAGGAGGGGCGTGCTTTCATTGAGGCCAATCGGGTTGAGATGATTACTCCAAATGCCGCCCGCTGCTTTCAGCACGAAGAGGCAATGAAGATATTTTATGAAGGAATAGGTTCCGCTCCATATGACATTTATATTGGTTCTACCAATATGTATGTTCGTATGAATGTTATTTTTTATAAAAACCAGGATAACGGGCATATCATGTGCTACTGCATGTGTACGGATATCAGCGAACAGTATATAGAAATTCAACAGCTTAAAAAATTGGAAGTAATCAATGAACAATTGAAGTATGAATCAACGCATGACGGAAACACAGGGTTACTGAATAAGTCAGCTGCCAAAGATCAAATGGAAAGCTGCATTAATGGCAAGGACGGCAAAACAGTGGCATTGATTCTGATAGATATTGATAACTTCAAATCGATCAACGATCATTTTGGCCATACTGTTGGAGATAAAGCGATTCTCAATGTTGCCGAAATAATGAGAAGCCGCTTTCGGCAAACAGATCTGTTAAGCCGTTTTGGCGGAGACGAATTTGCCGTTTTCATAAAAGATGTCTCAAAGACTTCCTGGCTCATGGATAGGATTGAGGACTTCTTGTCCCATGTGACCGACCTGACGATAGAAAATAATCTGACCATTCCCTTGACCTGTAGTGCTGGGATAGCCATTGCCCAAAATGGTGAAACGGATTTCAATACACTTTATCGTCACGCAGACACAGCACTGTACTTCTCAAAGAATAATGGAAAAAACAAATATTATGTGTATTCAGAGGGAATGTCGTTTGAGAATATGCCCCATTAAAAAATCAACCGGCACACGACTATCCCAAATTGCAAAGTGGCGGCTAAACAAAGCCGCTGCTTTTTTCTTAGGAAATGACAGGATGGATCCCAGTCTGCCAATGATAGGTTCTTGAATAAAATGTCGATAGACACAGATATAGCAAAAGACCGCCGACTTTCGTCGACGGTCTTTTAATGGTCGGAGTGCAATTATAGGACTTGGAGAAATCCAGTCATATCATTGGTTTCGATGCAATCGGCAAGCTGTATTCACTTTTTCAACTCATCTGCAAGATGCTGAAGTTCCTTTAAGCTTTCTATCATTTCTGATGGATTCTTTCCCTGGACCGACGACGTTAAAAGTGTTGTCAAAAATTGGCTTCCAATCTGATTAACCACTTCGTCCTTAGCGGTTTCTTTTTTTGCCTCCTGCTGAAGTCTGAAAAGTGCAATTTCTTTCTCAGTCTGTGCTTTTATTATTTCCAGTTCCTTTAATGTCTCGGCATTAACTCTTGCAATTTCTTTTGCGGTTTCTTCTCTTATCGATACAATTTCTTTTGCGGTTTC
Proteins encoded:
- the dinB gene encoding DNA polymerase IV; this encodes MQRVILHSDMNNFYASVECLYDPSLRSRPVVVSGDAELRHGIVLAKNYLAKRFGIRTGEALWQARQKCPEAVFVPAHYDRYLHYSALAREIYVSYTDQVEPFGLDECWLDVSGSASLFGSGKQIADDLRSRIRRELGLTVSVGVSFNKVFAKLGSDLKKPDATTVIDRTDYQKKVWELPVGDLLYVGPATAKKLARYGIHTIGQLARTPLELLQVAFGKVGVMLWRFANGQDQSSVSPYYSVPPIKTIGNSTTAPRDLVTDDDVKITLYALGESVAARLRSQRSVCATVQLGVRDNALFFYERQSKLARPTNSCTDIVQEALRLYGRNRPERPVRSLSLRACDLELEDEAPQLSLFPEDSRSQHHMELERTIDRIRTKYGYNSIRRGIMLIDPALDLDAQRDHIIHPIGFLGTL
- a CDS encoding tocopherol cyclase family protein, whose protein sequence is MGPFRFVPFMQCRHSLVSMAHRVTGQLSWGADRLDFAEGQGYIEGDRGRSFPRQYLWTHCGWDGNSVMLSIADIPFGPSRFTGCIGAVYFKGNVYRFATYLGVRLEHVDSRGAVIRQGELSMQVTLEQGDALDLQAPTRGNMERIIRESLTCRVHYQLRRGSELLFSMASDQASFESEWEESHVRTI
- a CDS encoding SOS response-associated peptidase; this translates as MCGRYSLAPEESLEIAKIVQQVQDKIKVGEIFPTNAVPVLMEAGEELAPEVMSWGFPRFQGKSGSIINARSETALDRPMFRKSVLERRCVIPTTGFYEWGPGAGGKKRKYRFNLPGERALYLAGLWNEFAGERKCVILTTAANASMEGIHDRMPVILRREEAGPWAKEIMSATEILHRVQPLLEYREE
- a CDS encoding sensor domain-containing diguanylate cyclase, with product MKKRTINESIIKNALDVIFEQNDAVSAIHTVLEMIGKHFRADRAYIFEDNIDHLGSRNTFEWCAGGVAPQKDDSQNVRFKDILGYPVSELFKENSVWYRSDFSKMEDGPLKRLLLKRNIKTAILVALFEYGDFAGFIGLDFYDAPKELASEQIELLRVMAKIISYAISGAKYTELRGLASSLQEKSRDLKDQLSTERKAFFDVMGNNALFTVHSDLTDGLIIEDILAPDGSSLLAALGFSVPAPYDEEGRAFIEANRVEMITPNAARCFQHEEAMKIFYEGIGSAPYDIYIGSTNMYVRMNVIFYKNQDNGHIMCYCMCTDISEQYIEIQQLKKLEVINEQLKYESTHDGNTGLLNKSAAKDQMESCINGKDGKTVALILIDIDNFKSINDHFGHTVGDKAILNVAEIMRSRFRQTDLLSRFGGDEFAVFIKDVSKTSWLMDRIEDFLSHVTDLTIENNLTIPLTCSAGIAIAQNGETDFNTLYRHADTALYFSKNNGKNKYYVYSEGMSFENMPH